A window of the Diorhabda carinulata isolate Delta chromosome 1, icDioCari1.1, whole genome shotgun sequence genome harbors these coding sequences:
- the LOC130895217 gene encoding proteasome subunit beta type-2-like yields the protein MECLLGIKFDDFVLIAADMTAAQSIIVMKTDENKLHELSNKLVMAVSGEPGDTTQFAEYIAKNIQLYKMRNTYELSPKEAATFTRRNLADALRSRTPYHVNVLLAGYDEEDGPQLYYMDYLASMACVDYAAHGYGGFFSLSIMDRHYLRSLSKEQGYELLKKCVKEVHERLIINLPNFKVQCIDKNGIQDLPDITRKDLM from the exons atggagTGCCTACTTGGTATTAAATTTGACGATTTTGTGCTGATTGCGGCCGATATGACTGCAGCTCAGAGTATTATTGTAATGAAAACAG ATGAGAATAAACTTCATGAACTATCAAATAAACTTGTTATGGCTGTATCAGGAGAACCTGGAGATACTACACAATTTGCAGAATATATTGCAAAGAATATTCAACtttataaaatgagaaatacaTATGAGTTGAGTCCCAAAGAAGCCGCAACTTTCACGCGAAGAAATTTAGCAGATGCGTTACGAAGCAGG ACTCCATATCATGTAAATGTTCTTCTGGCTGGATATGATGAAGAAGATGGTCCCCAATTGTACTATATGGACTACTTAGCATCTATGGCATGTGTGGATTATGCAGCTCATGGTTATGGAggatttttttcactttctattATGGATCGGCATTATTTGAGATCACTAAGTAAAGAACAAGGATATgagcttttaaaaaaatgtgtaaaagaAGTACATGAGAGACTTATCATCAATCTGCCCAACTTCAAAGTTCAGTgtattgataaaaatggaaTACAAGATCTACCGGATATTACAAGAAAAGATTTGATGTAa